The region TGCTTGCCGCCGCGCTTACCGGCGGATATCTGTCACCGTTATTATGGTCAATGTATATTCTTGTTTTTGTCCTTTTAAACAGGGGGTATCACGCTTACGGCGGGTTAATAACGCTTTTGACGCTTGTTGCGGTTTTAAGGACCGGCGGTACAGAGCCGCGGTTTTTAATATTTAATGCTGTGGTGGTTGGCTTCTGCGCGGTGCTGTTTTTAACCCGCAGGGAAAATAAAGGCAGCAGGGAAAAGATGATATTTGGGGTGTCTGATACCGGAAAACAGCCGGATGATTTAAAAACAGTGGCCGATAATATGCTTAAAAATCTCTATGATGTTTTCCGCCGTTCCATAAAAAGCGAATCGGTGATGCTTTTTCTGCGCGACCATGATGATGAAAAAAAGTTTCTGCTGATGATGAGCGTCTGCGGTGAAGGGCTTGTAACCGACCCGGAATATAATGTCGGTATCAAGGAAGGGGTGATAGGCAACGCTATTTTAAAGGAAGGGTTTAATGTCTTTGATGTGGAAGGGATTCATAAGCCCTATTATAAAAGCGGCGAGGGTGGGGAAAAACTGGCGTCTGTGCCGGTAATTTTAAATAAACTGATAGGCCTTATAGTCATGGATTTTAAAAAAGAAAACTTTACGGATAATGACACGGTAAGGCCTATGATGGAAGCGCTTGCGCGTGAAACCGGCAATGTGATAGAAATGCTGGAAATTAACCAGAAGACTTTAAGCAAAGAACGCAGGGTTTCCAGCCTTTATGAAATATACGGAAAATTAAACCTGCTTGAAGGCAAGCATAAACTGCTGCAGACTTTTTTTAATGAATCAAGGTCGTTTGATATCGTGTCCGCGTACGTGGCTGAATCCACGGGTGACGGCAAAACGTTTCAGGTGACAGAGACTTTTAACTATCCTGAACGGGTGAAAGGTTCGCTGGTGTCGCCAAAAGAAGATGAAATACTGCGGTATGTCATAGATTCGGGTAAAAGCTCCGTGGTAAACGGTTTAAAAGACCGCGGCCAGAAGATAAATTTCGGCGTAAGGTCGGATAAATTTCTTATAGCGCCGTTAAGGGATGCCGATGAAATATACGGCGTGATAAAACTGGACAAAGAAGAAGGGGCGTTTTTTACGGAGTTTGAAATTAAAACGCTGGAAATGCTGTTTTCCAGAATCGCAATGCTGCTTCAGAACGCCAAACTGTATGAAAAAATAAAAAAGCAGGCAACCCGAGACGGCCTTACAGGCCTTACAAACCACCTGACTTTTCAGGAAAAATTAAGGGAAGCAATTGACCGTGTAAATACCGGCGGCAGCAAGTGCGTTTCTCTTCTGCTAACAGATATAGATTTTTTCAAAAAGTTCAATGACAGCTACGGACACCAGGAAGGCGACAGGGTTTTAAAAAAAGTGGCGGATATGCTCATGCACTTTGAACACACGCATCACGGCACTTTCGCGGCGCGCTATGGCGGCGAAGAATTTGTTTTTGTCCTTGAAAACTACGACCTGGACAGGGCAGCCGGAATAGGCGATGAAATAAGGCGGTACTGTGAAAAAAATCTTCAGGGCGGCAATGATAAGGAACAAAAAGCAATTAATTTAAGTATCGGCGTGTGTTCGTATCCGGCGTGCGCCGAAGACGCCAGAACGCTGATAATGAACGCCGACGAAGCGCTGTACCTTGCCAAACACAACGGCAGGAACAGGGTGGAAAAATACGTAAAATCCGGAAGCTTAGAGGCTTAGAGGTTTGGATGCTTGGATTTTGTTTTGGTAGACGCGGGTCTTTAGCCCGCGGTAGTTTGTTTTGCCTTGGTAGGCGCGTCCTTTTAGGGCGCGGCAGTTGCAGTTTGTCTTTGTAGACGCGGGTCTTCAGCCCG is a window of Candidatus Goldiibacteriota bacterium DNA encoding:
- a CDS encoding diguanylate cyclase encodes the protein MAKNYPQKVVLRKPNAKAGGQSGKKTILYSAAAAVYIISAVVKFPDLQIPVFIYPILYGIFFTYVYFTEKKTRKTDKPFQLKAAFGVFAGCVLAAALTGGYLSPLLWSMYILVFVLLNRGYHAYGGLITLLTLVAVLRTGGTEPRFLIFNAVVVGFCAVLFLTRRENKGSREKMIFGVSDTGKQPDDLKTVADNMLKNLYDVFRRSIKSESVMLFLRDHDDEKKFLLMMSVCGEGLVTDPEYNVGIKEGVIGNAILKEGFNVFDVEGIHKPYYKSGEGGEKLASVPVILNKLIGLIVMDFKKENFTDNDTVRPMMEALARETGNVIEMLEINQKTLSKERRVSSLYEIYGKLNLLEGKHKLLQTFFNESRSFDIVSAYVAESTGDGKTFQVTETFNYPERVKGSLVSPKEDEILRYVIDSGKSSVVNGLKDRGQKINFGVRSDKFLIAPLRDADEIYGVIKLDKEEGAFFTEFEIKTLEMLFSRIAMLLQNAKLYEKIKKQATRDGLTGLTNHLTFQEKLREAIDRVNTGGSKCVSLLLTDIDFFKKFNDSYGHQEGDRVLKKVADMLMHFEHTHHGTFAARYGGEEFVFVLENYDLDRAAGIGDEIRRYCEKNLQGGNDKEQKAINLSIGVCSYPACAEDARTLIMNADEALYLAKHNGRNRVEKYVKSGSLEA